The Microbacterium maritypicum genome contains a region encoding:
- the otsB gene encoding trehalose-phosphatase has protein sequence MTRPWIPGTADDDLKALAATPRLVVALDFDGTASPLVADPMAARALPEVAVQVDRLAALPDTVVAYVSGRSMHDLRVITEHSDDSAIALAGSHGAQYWFPGEGDVDAPGEATEDGAREELWAAAQPIIDRYDGAEFEPKTFGMGVHTRRADAETEQRVFAEIDALVAERFPHWRRRSGHRVLEFSSRTEGKDAAMAALRERFDATGILFAGDDVTDEDAMRVLEPGDLGVRVGPGESVATLRVDTPQQIAELLEALADERTSARQ, from the coding sequence ATGACGCGCCCCTGGATCCCCGGAACCGCTGACGACGACCTCAAGGCCCTGGCCGCCACGCCCCGGCTGGTGGTCGCCCTCGACTTCGACGGCACAGCCTCTCCGCTGGTCGCCGACCCGATGGCGGCGCGGGCGCTCCCCGAGGTCGCCGTCCAGGTCGATCGTCTTGCAGCACTACCTGACACGGTCGTCGCCTACGTCTCCGGACGCAGCATGCACGATCTCCGCGTCATCACCGAGCACTCCGACGACTCCGCGATCGCCCTGGCAGGCTCTCACGGCGCGCAGTACTGGTTTCCGGGCGAAGGCGACGTCGACGCTCCGGGCGAGGCGACAGAAGACGGTGCGCGCGAAGAGCTCTGGGCGGCGGCCCAGCCGATCATCGACCGCTACGACGGTGCCGAGTTCGAGCCCAAGACCTTCGGCATGGGCGTGCACACCCGTCGCGCCGATGCCGAGACCGAGCAGCGCGTCTTCGCCGAGATCGACGCCCTCGTGGCCGAGCGCTTCCCGCACTGGAGGCGCCGCTCCGGTCACCGGGTGCTCGAGTTCTCCTCGCGCACCGAGGGCAAGGATGCCGCGATGGCGGCCCTCCGCGAACGGTTCGACGCGACCGGCATCCTGTTCGCCGGCGATGACGTGACCGACGAGGACGCGATGCGCGTGCTGGAGCCCGGTGACCTCGGCGTGCGCGTGGGGCCGGGGGAGAGCGTGGCGACCCTGCGTGTGGACACTCCACAACAGATCGCCGAGCTTCTGGAGGCGTTGGCGGACGAACGCACCTCCGCACGGCAATAG
- the ilvD gene encoding dihydroxy-acid dehydratase, producing the protein MSSHDPASSAPIDIKPRSRVVTDGIEATTSRGMLRAVGMGDADWDKPQIGIASSWNEITPCNLSLDRLAQGAKEGVHSGGGYPLQFGTISVSDGISMGHEGMHFSLVSREVIADSVETVMMAERLDGSVLLAGCDKSIPGMLMASARLDLSSVFLYAGSIAPGWVKLSDGTEKDVTIIDSFEAVGACRAGLMSEEDLKRIECAIAPGEGACGGMYTANTMASVAEALGLSLPGSAAPPAADRRRDYYAHRSGEAVVNLLRQGITTRDILTKEAFENAIALAMALGGSTNVVLHLLAIAREAEVELSLHDFNRIGDKVPHVADMKPFGKYVMNDVDRHGGIPVIMKAMLDEGLLHGDALTVTGKTLAENLADLDPQPIDGEVIHTFDNPIHATGGLTILHGSLAPEGAVVKTAGFDAAVFEGPARVFERERAAMDAVAEGEIEPGTVIVIRYEGPKGGPGMREMLAITAAIKGAGLGKDVLLLTDGRFSGGTTGLCIGHIAPEAVDAGPIAFVRDGDLIRVDIAARSLDLLVDEAELASRRSGWEPLPPRYTRGVLAKYSRLVRSAAEGATTG; encoded by the coding sequence ATGTCCTCGCATGATCCCGCCAGCAGCGCGCCCATCGACATCAAGCCCCGCAGCCGCGTCGTCACCGACGGCATCGAGGCCACGACCTCCCGCGGTATGCTCCGTGCCGTCGGCATGGGCGACGCCGACTGGGACAAGCCGCAGATCGGCATCGCCTCGAGTTGGAACGAGATCACTCCCTGCAACCTGAGCCTCGACCGGCTCGCGCAGGGGGCGAAGGAGGGTGTGCATTCGGGCGGCGGCTACCCGCTGCAGTTCGGCACCATCTCGGTCTCCGACGGCATCTCGATGGGCCACGAGGGGATGCACTTCTCGCTCGTGTCGCGCGAGGTCATCGCCGACTCGGTCGAGACCGTGATGATGGCAGAGCGCCTCGACGGCTCGGTGCTCCTGGCCGGGTGCGACAAGTCGATCCCCGGCATGCTCATGGCCAGTGCGCGCCTCGACCTGTCGAGTGTGTTCCTGTACGCCGGATCGATCGCTCCGGGTTGGGTCAAGCTCTCGGACGGCACCGAGAAGGACGTCACGATCATCGACTCGTTCGAGGCTGTGGGTGCGTGTCGCGCCGGCCTCATGAGCGAGGAGGACCTGAAGCGCATCGAGTGCGCCATCGCTCCGGGTGAGGGCGCGTGCGGCGGCATGTACACCGCCAACACCATGGCTTCGGTCGCGGAGGCCCTCGGGCTCAGCCTCCCGGGCTCGGCGGCTCCGCCCGCAGCGGACCGCCGTCGCGACTACTACGCCCACCGCTCGGGCGAGGCCGTCGTGAACCTGCTCCGTCAGGGCATCACGACCCGCGACATCCTCACCAAAGAGGCGTTCGAGAACGCGATCGCCCTCGCGATGGCCCTCGGCGGCTCCACCAACGTCGTCCTGCACCTGCTCGCGATCGCCCGCGAGGCCGAGGTCGAGCTGAGCCTGCACGACTTCAACCGCATCGGCGACAAGGTTCCGCACGTCGCCGACATGAAGCCCTTCGGCAAGTACGTCATGAACGACGTCGACCGTCACGGCGGCATCCCCGTGATCATGAAGGCGATGCTCGACGAGGGACTGCTGCACGGCGACGCGCTCACAGTCACGGGCAAGACGCTCGCCGAGAACCTCGCCGACCTCGACCCGCAGCCGATCGACGGCGAGGTCATCCACACGTTCGACAACCCGATCCACGCCACGGGCGGCCTCACGATCCTGCACGGCTCGCTCGCTCCCGAGGGTGCCGTCGTCAAGACCGCCGGCTTCGATGCGGCCGTCTTCGAGGGTCCCGCCCGCGTCTTCGAGCGCGAGCGTGCCGCGATGGACGCCGTCGCCGAGGGGGAGATCGAGCCCGGCACCGTCATCGTGATCCGCTACGAGGGCCCCAAGGGCGGACCGGGCATGCGCGAGATGCTCGCCATCACGGCGGCCATCAAGGGCGCTGGGCTCGGAAAAGATGTACTACTCTTGACTGACGGACGATTCTCAGGCGGCACAACCGGCCTGTGCATCGGCCACATAGCACCCGAAGCGGTGGACGCAGGTCCTATCGCCTTCGTGCGCGATGGTGATCTGATACGGGTCGATATCGCAGCTCGCTCTCTCGATCTACTCGTCGACGAGGCAGAGCTCGCCTCCCGCCGTTCTGGCTGGGAGCCGCTTCCCCCGCGCTACACCCGAGGCGTTCTTGCCAAGTACTCGCGTCTCGTGCGGTCCGCCGCCGAGGGCGCGACCACCGGCTGA
- a CDS encoding acetolactate synthase large subunit yields the protein MTADSAPAVPRPPARQSSAPEITGAEAVVRSLELLGVTDVFGLPGGAILPVYDPLLDASELRHILVRHEQGAGHAAEGYASASGKVGVCIATSGPGATNLVTAIADAYMDSVPMLAITGQVFSTLMGTDAFQEADIVGITMPITKHSFLVKDASEIPGAIAAAYEIAGTGRPGPVLVDITKDAQQATAPFVWPPKIDLPGYRPVTKAHGKQIQAAATLLAEAKKPVLYVGGGVIRGKASAELLELAESTGAPVVTTLMARGAFPDSHPQHLGMPGMHGTVPAVLALQEADLLVSLGARFDDRVTGKAALFAPNAKVVHVDIDPAEISKIRTADVPIVGDVRDVLTDLDAAFRGATAGTKPDIDEWWSYLDGLRTEFPLGYAPTTDGLLAPQYVIQRIGELTGPEGIFASGVGQHQMWAAQFIKYERPNAWLNSGGAGTMGYSVPAAMGAKVAQPERPVWAIDGDGCFQMTNQELATCTINNIPIKVAIINNSSLGMVRQWQTLFYDGRHSNTDLNTGHGTIRIPDFVKLAEAYGCLAIRVEKEEEVDAAIQLALETNDRPVVIDFVVSADSMVWPMVPQGVSNSYVQYAREHAPAFDEED from the coding sequence ATGACTGCTGATTCCGCCCCGGCCGTGCCGAGGCCGCCCGCCCGTCAATCCTCTGCGCCGGAGATCACCGGTGCGGAGGCCGTGGTCCGCTCGCTCGAGCTCCTCGGCGTGACCGACGTGTTCGGTCTTCCCGGCGGCGCGATCCTCCCGGTCTACGATCCGCTGTTGGACGCCTCCGAGCTCCGCCACATCCTGGTGCGGCACGAGCAGGGCGCCGGCCACGCGGCCGAGGGTTACGCGTCGGCATCCGGCAAGGTGGGCGTGTGCATCGCCACCTCCGGCCCCGGTGCGACCAACCTCGTCACCGCGATCGCCGACGCCTACATGGACTCGGTGCCCATGCTCGCCATCACCGGCCAGGTGTTCTCGACGCTGATGGGGACGGACGCGTTCCAGGAGGCCGACATCGTGGGCATCACGATGCCGATCACCAAGCATTCGTTCCTGGTGAAGGATGCGTCCGAGATCCCCGGTGCGATCGCTGCGGCCTACGAGATCGCCGGTACCGGACGCCCCGGTCCTGTGCTGGTCGACATCACGAAGGACGCGCAGCAGGCGACCGCCCCGTTCGTGTGGCCGCCCAAGATCGACCTCCCCGGCTACCGTCCGGTGACTAAGGCGCACGGCAAGCAGATCCAGGCCGCAGCGACTCTGCTCGCCGAGGCCAAGAAGCCGGTGCTGTATGTCGGCGGTGGCGTGATCCGCGGCAAGGCGTCGGCGGAGCTCCTCGAGCTCGCGGAGTCCACCGGTGCACCGGTCGTCACGACGCTGATGGCGCGCGGCGCGTTCCCCGACTCTCACCCGCAGCACCTCGGCATGCCGGGCATGCACGGCACGGTTCCCGCGGTGCTGGCGCTGCAGGAGGCCGACCTGCTCGTGTCGCTCGGCGCACGGTTCGACGACCGTGTCACGGGCAAGGCGGCACTGTTCGCACCGAACGCGAAGGTCGTCCACGTCGACATCGACCCGGCTGAGATCTCCAAGATCCGCACAGCCGATGTGCCGATCGTCGGCGATGTGCGCGACGTGCTCACCGACCTCGATGCGGCCTTCCGCGGAGCGACTGCAGGCACCAAGCCCGACATCGACGAGTGGTGGTCGTACCTCGACGGTCTGCGCACCGAGTTCCCGCTCGGCTACGCGCCGACCACGGACGGCCTCCTCGCCCCGCAGTACGTGATCCAGCGGATCGGCGAGCTCACCGGCCCCGAGGGCATCTTCGCCTCGGGCGTCGGCCAGCACCAGATGTGGGCGGCGCAGTTCATCAAGTACGAGCGTCCGAACGCCTGGTTGAACTCCGGCGGCGCCGGAACGATGGGCTACTCGGTGCCCGCAGCGATGGGTGCCAAGGTGGCGCAGCCCGAGCGACCGGTCTGGGCGATCGACGGCGATGGCTGCTTCCAGATGACCAACCAGGAGCTCGCGACCTGCACGATCAACAACATCCCGATCAAGGTCGCGATCATCAACAACTCGTCGCTGGGCATGGTGCGGCAGTGGCAGACACTGTTCTACGACGGCCGTCACTCCAACACCGACCTCAACACCGGTCACGGCACGATCCGCATCCCCGACTTCGTCAAGCTCGCCGAGGCCTACGGCTGCCTCGCGATCCGCGTGGAGAAGGAGGAGGAGGTCGACGCCGCCATCCAGCTCGCGCTCGAGACGAACGACCGCCCCGTGGTGATCGACTTCGTCGTGAGCGCCGACTCCATGGTATGGCCGATGGTGCCGCAGGGAGTCAGCAACAGCTATGTCCAGTACGCCCGCGAGCACGCGCCCGCATTCGACGAGGAGGACTGA
- the ilvN gene encoding acetolactate synthase small subunit: MSTHVLSLLVENTPGLLTRVAGLFARRGFNIDSLAVGVTEVPGISRITVVVDVDELPLEQVTKQLNKLINVIKIVELDFATSVQREHMLVKVRTDNATRSNVIEVVNLFRASVVDYASDALVIEVTGDKGKVDAMLRALEPFGIKEIAQSGLLAIGRGGKSITERVLRG, from the coding sequence ATGTCGACCCACGTGCTGAGCCTGCTGGTGGAGAACACCCCCGGCCTGCTGACCCGTGTCGCGGGGCTCTTCGCCCGCCGCGGCTTCAACATCGACTCCCTCGCCGTCGGCGTGACGGAGGTGCCGGGGATCTCCCGCATCACCGTCGTCGTCGACGTCGACGAGCTCCCGCTCGAGCAGGTCACCAAGCAGCTCAACAAGCTGATCAACGTGATCAAGATCGTCGAGCTCGACTTCGCCACGTCGGTGCAGCGCGAGCACATGCTCGTGAAGGTGCGCACCGACAACGCCACGCGATCGAACGTGATCGAGGTCGTGAACCTCTTCCGCGCCTCGGTGGTCGACTACGCCTCCGACGCCCTCGTGATCGAGGTGACCGGCGACAAGGGCAAGGTCGACGCCATGCTGCGCGCGCTCGAGCCCTTCGGGATCAAGGAGATCGCGCAGTCGGGTCTTCTCGCGATCGGCCGTGGCGGCAAGAGCATCACCGAGCGCGTCCTGCGCGGCTGA
- the ilvC gene encoding ketol-acid reductoisomerase: protein MSTEIFYDADADLSLIQGKKVAIVGYGSQGHAHAQNLRDSGVEVAIALKEGSKSAAKAEEAGFPVKTVAEATEWADVIMILAPDQHQRTIYSESIAPNLTAGKTLAFAHGFNIRFGYIDAPEGVDVILVAPKAPGHTVRREFVAGRGIPDIIAVERDASGKAWDLALSYAKAIGGTRAGVIKTTFTEETETDLFGEQAVLCGGVSHLVQAGFETLTEAGYQPQIAYFEVLHELKLIVDLMWEGGIAKQRWSISDTAEFGDYVSGPRVIDERVKESMKGVLADIQSGAFAKRFIDDQDNGAEEFLALRAKEEQHPIEVTGKELRSLFAWKQQDEDYVDGSAAR, encoded by the coding sequence GTGAGCACCGAGATCTTCTACGACGCCGATGCAGACCTGTCCCTGATCCAGGGCAAGAAGGTCGCGATCGTCGGCTATGGCTCGCAGGGCCACGCCCACGCGCAGAACCTGCGCGACTCGGGTGTCGAGGTCGCGATCGCCCTCAAGGAGGGCTCCAAGTCGGCCGCCAAGGCCGAGGAGGCCGGCTTCCCGGTGAAGACCGTCGCCGAAGCCACCGAGTGGGCCGACGTCATCATGATCCTCGCGCCGGACCAGCACCAGCGCACGATCTACAGCGAGTCGATCGCGCCGAACCTCACGGCCGGCAAGACGCTCGCCTTCGCGCACGGCTTCAACATCCGCTTCGGCTACATCGACGCTCCCGAGGGCGTCGACGTGATCCTGGTCGCCCCGAAGGCTCCCGGCCACACGGTCCGTCGCGAGTTCGTCGCCGGCCGCGGCATCCCCGACATCATCGCCGTCGAGCGCGACGCATCGGGCAAGGCCTGGGACCTGGCGCTCTCCTACGCGAAGGCCATCGGTGGCACCCGCGCCGGTGTCATCAAGACCACCTTCACCGAAGAGACCGAGACCGACCTGTTCGGTGAGCAGGCTGTTCTCTGCGGCGGCGTGAGCCACCTGGTGCAGGCCGGCTTCGAGACCCTGACCGAGGCGGGCTACCAGCCGCAGATCGCGTACTTCGAGGTTCTGCACGAGCTCAAGCTGATCGTCGACCTGATGTGGGAGGGCGGCATCGCCAAGCAGCGCTGGTCGATCTCCGACACCGCCGAGTTCGGCGACTACGTCTCGGGTCCGCGCGTCATCGACGAGCGCGTCAAGGAGAGCATGAAGGGTGTGCTGGCCGACATCCAGTCCGGCGCCTTCGCGAAGCGCTTCATCGACGACCAGGACAACGGTGCCGAGGAGTTCCTGGCGCTGCGCGCCAAGGAGGAGCAGCACCCGATCGAGGTCACCGGCAAGGAGCTGCGTTCGCTCTTCGCATGGAAGCAGCAGGACGAGGACTATGTCGACGGCAGCGCTGCTCGCTGA